Proteins encoded within one genomic window of Hevea brasiliensis isolate MT/VB/25A 57/8 chromosome 8, ASM3005281v1, whole genome shotgun sequence:
- the LOC110636477 gene encoding golgin candidate 4 isoform X4, producing the protein MLHLILFCHAVILCTYHCGKTSYLLYRKQGSGDQSPKRLHKSTSQVKNHYVGNQTENGVFSKQDGVGNGITHTDEVNAIYSNTELKSSSSQVKQKELADLLEKNRSLTAMQATFELQIKQLRLELEKEHDKLANVYIELQEEQKLNKSFQEELRMLKGNESKTNMEMSKMHSELNEKISEIRRLQMELSRKEDEDSDDAVKDLRRVIATLEKENTNLKIAKNELEAAMEMSRKGSPQKTFPDGKVGSSGNFLSREEMELLLQKLEKDLNDMRRERDKAVQELTRLKQHLLEKESEESEKMDEDFKIIEELRENNEYQKAQILHLEKALKQAIAKQEEVGMINNNEIQKSKEVIEDLNKKLSNCISTIDSQNVELLNLQTALGQYFAEIEAKEHLERNLALAREETAKFSELLKDAEQGTEALKREKEEILAKLSHTERTLAETKSRVTKLEEDSGKLRRALEQSMTRLNRMSMDSDYLVDRRIVIKLLVTYFQRNHSKEVLDLMVRMLGFSDEDKQRIGVAQQGGRGVVRGVLGLPGRLVGGILGGSSADARANAASENQSFADSWVDFLLKESEDREKRESAEDTSRPNEDSQGVSPMPGVDLPPPTAATVSGVSRPKFSPHQNYSPRPIQGNLRAFEPSDSEFSTVPLTSSDSTSRISRLLKQ; encoded by the exons ATGCTGCATctgattttattttgtcatgcaGTTATACTGTGTACCTATCACTGTGGAAAAACCAGCTACCTGTTATACCGCAAACAG GGAAGTGGTGACCAATCACCCAAACGACTGCATAAATCTACAAGCCAAGTAAAAAACCATTATGTGGGAAACCAAACAGAGAATGGTGTTTTCTCAAAACAAGATGGAGTAGGTAATGGAATCACACATACTGATGAAGTTAATGCCATTTATAGTAACACGGAGCTCAAAAGCTCAAGTTCACAGGTGAAGCAAAAG GAACTTGCAGATTTGCTTGAGAAAAACAGGTCCCTGACAGCAATGCAAGCTACTTTTGAGTTGCAAATAAAACAGCTTAGATTGGAACTTGAAAAGGAACATGATAAATTGGCAAATGTATATATAGAATTACAAG AGGAACAAAAGTTGAACAAATCTTTTCAGGAGGAGCTCAGGATGCTAAAAGGGAATGAATCCAAG ACTAATATGGAGATGAGTAAAATGCATAGTGAATTGAATGAAAAAATATCAGAGATAAGACGACTGCAAATGGAGTTAAGTAGGAAGGAAGATGAGGATTCTGATGATGCAGTGAAGGATTTGAGAAGGGTAATTGCAACATTAGAGAAGGAGAACACCAACCTTAAG ATAGCCAAGAATGAACTCGAGGCTGCCATGGAAATGAGCAGAAAAGGTTCACCTCAAAAAACCTTCCCAGATGGG AAGGTAGGTTCTTCTGGAAATTTTCTCAGTAGGGAAGAAATGGAGCTGTTATTGCAAAAACTGGAGAAAGATTTAAACGACATGCGCCGTGAAAGGGATAAAGCAGTGCAAGAATTGACTCGTCTTAAGCAGCATTTATTAGAAAAG GAATCTGAAGAATCAGAGAAAATGGATGAGGACTTTAAGATCATTGAAGAACTTCGTGAGAATAATGAATATCAAAAGGCTCAAATATTACATTTGGAGAAAGCTCTGAAGCAGGCAATTGCCAAGCAGGAAGAAGTTGGGATGATTAACAACAATGAAATCCAAAAGTCCAAGGAAGTGATTGAAGATTTGAACAAGAAACTTTCAAACTGTATaagcacaattgattcacaaaatGTTGAGCTTCTAAATCTTCAAACTGCTCTTGGGCAATACTTTGCTGAAATTGAAGCTAAG GAACATTTGGAGCGAAATTTGGCTTTGGCAAGAGAAGAAACAGCTAAATTTTCTGAGCTTTTGAAA GATGCTGAACAAGGAACAGAAGCattaaagagagagaaagaagaaatTTTGGCCAAGCTTTCCCATACTGAAAGGACGCTTGCAGAAACAAAAAGCAGAGTAACCAAGCTTGAAGAAGACAGTGGAAAACTACGTCGTGCTCTTGAGCAGAGCATGACCAGGCTTAATAGAATGTCCATGGATTCTGATTACCTTGTTGACAG GCGCATTGTGATCAAATTATTAGTGACCTATTTCCAGAGGAACCACAGCAAAGAG GTTTTGGATCTCATGGTTCGAATGCTGGGATTCTCTGATGAAGATAAGCAGCGAATAGGTGTTGCTCAACAAGGTGGCAGAGGTGTTGTTCGGGGAGTTTTGGGACTACCTGGCCGCCTAGTTGGTGGAATCTTGGGAGGAAGTTCAGCTGATGCACGTGCTAATGCAGCATCTGAAAACCAG TCTTTTGCAGATTCGTGGGTTGATTTTCTTCTCAAGGAAAGTGAAGACAGGGAGAAGAGGGAATCTGCTGAGGATACATCTAGACCTAACGAAGATTCACAAGGAGTCAGTCCTATGCCAGGAGTTGATTTACCACCACCAACAGCAGCTACTGTATCTGGTGTCTCGAGACCCAAATTTTCTCCGCACCAGAACTATAGTCCTCGCCCAATTCAAGGAAATTTACGGGCATTTGAACCTTCTGATTCTGAGTTCTCAACAGTTCCTTTAACATCCTCAGATAGCACTTCTCGGATTTCAAGATTACTGAAACAATGA
- the LOC110636477 gene encoding golgin candidate 4 isoform X3, whose protein sequence is MGLGCNLADEEGCNMADYEEEEAAAASWTTKMGSGDQSPKRLHKSTSQVKNHYVGNQTENGVFSKQDGVGNGITHTDEVNAIYSNTELKSSSSQVKQKELADLLEKNRSLTAMQATFELQIKQLRLELEKEHDKLANVYIELQEEQKLNKSFQEELRMLKGNESKTNMEMSKMHSELNEKISEIRRLQMELSRKEDEDSDDAVKDLRRVIATLEKENTNLKIAKNELEAAMEMSRKGSPQKTFPDGKVGSSGNFLSREEMELLLQKLEKDLNDMRRERDKAVQELTRLKQHLLEKESEESEKMDEDFKIIEELRENNEYQKAQILHLEKALKQAIAKQEEVGMINNNEIQKSKEVIEDLNKKLSNCISTIDSQNVELLNLQTALGQYFAEIEAKEHLERNLALAREETAKFSELLKDAEQGTEALKREKEEILAKLSHTERTLAETKSRVTKLEEDSGKLRRALEQSMTRLNRMSMDSDYLVDRRIVIKLLVTYFQRNHSKEVLDLMVRMLGFSDEDKQRIGVAQQGGRGVVRGVLGLPGRLVGGILGGSSADARANAASENQSFADSWVDFLLKESEDREKRESAEDTSRPNEDSQGVSPMPGVDLPPPTAATVSGVSRPKFSPHQNYSPRPIQGNLRAFEPSDSEFSTVPLTSSDSTSRISRLLKQ, encoded by the exons ATGGGATTGGGATGCAATCTGGCTGATGAAGAGGGATGCAATATGGCTGAttatgaagaagaagaagcagcagCAGCTTCATGGACAACAAAAATG GGAAGTGGTGACCAATCACCCAAACGACTGCATAAATCTACAAGCCAAGTAAAAAACCATTATGTGGGAAACCAAACAGAGAATGGTGTTTTCTCAAAACAAGATGGAGTAGGTAATGGAATCACACATACTGATGAAGTTAATGCCATTTATAGTAACACGGAGCTCAAAAGCTCAAGTTCACAGGTGAAGCAAAAG GAACTTGCAGATTTGCTTGAGAAAAACAGGTCCCTGACAGCAATGCAAGCTACTTTTGAGTTGCAAATAAAACAGCTTAGATTGGAACTTGAAAAGGAACATGATAAATTGGCAAATGTATATATAGAATTACAAG AGGAACAAAAGTTGAACAAATCTTTTCAGGAGGAGCTCAGGATGCTAAAAGGGAATGAATCCAAG ACTAATATGGAGATGAGTAAAATGCATAGTGAATTGAATGAAAAAATATCAGAGATAAGACGACTGCAAATGGAGTTAAGTAGGAAGGAAGATGAGGATTCTGATGATGCAGTGAAGGATTTGAGAAGGGTAATTGCAACATTAGAGAAGGAGAACACCAACCTTAAG ATAGCCAAGAATGAACTCGAGGCTGCCATGGAAATGAGCAGAAAAGGTTCACCTCAAAAAACCTTCCCAGATGGG AAGGTAGGTTCTTCTGGAAATTTTCTCAGTAGGGAAGAAATGGAGCTGTTATTGCAAAAACTGGAGAAAGATTTAAACGACATGCGCCGTGAAAGGGATAAAGCAGTGCAAGAATTGACTCGTCTTAAGCAGCATTTATTAGAAAAG GAATCTGAAGAATCAGAGAAAATGGATGAGGACTTTAAGATCATTGAAGAACTTCGTGAGAATAATGAATATCAAAAGGCTCAAATATTACATTTGGAGAAAGCTCTGAAGCAGGCAATTGCCAAGCAGGAAGAAGTTGGGATGATTAACAACAATGAAATCCAAAAGTCCAAGGAAGTGATTGAAGATTTGAACAAGAAACTTTCAAACTGTATaagcacaattgattcacaaaatGTTGAGCTTCTAAATCTTCAAACTGCTCTTGGGCAATACTTTGCTGAAATTGAAGCTAAG GAACATTTGGAGCGAAATTTGGCTTTGGCAAGAGAAGAAACAGCTAAATTTTCTGAGCTTTTGAAA GATGCTGAACAAGGAACAGAAGCattaaagagagagaaagaagaaatTTTGGCCAAGCTTTCCCATACTGAAAGGACGCTTGCAGAAACAAAAAGCAGAGTAACCAAGCTTGAAGAAGACAGTGGAAAACTACGTCGTGCTCTTGAGCAGAGCATGACCAGGCTTAATAGAATGTCCATGGATTCTGATTACCTTGTTGACAG GCGCATTGTGATCAAATTATTAGTGACCTATTTCCAGAGGAACCACAGCAAAGAG GTTTTGGATCTCATGGTTCGAATGCTGGGATTCTCTGATGAAGATAAGCAGCGAATAGGTGTTGCTCAACAAGGTGGCAGAGGTGTTGTTCGGGGAGTTTTGGGACTACCTGGCCGCCTAGTTGGTGGAATCTTGGGAGGAAGTTCAGCTGATGCACGTGCTAATGCAGCATCTGAAAACCAG TCTTTTGCAGATTCGTGGGTTGATTTTCTTCTCAAGGAAAGTGAAGACAGGGAGAAGAGGGAATCTGCTGAGGATACATCTAGACCTAACGAAGATTCACAAGGAGTCAGTCCTATGCCAGGAGTTGATTTACCACCACCAACAGCAGCTACTGTATCTGGTGTCTCGAGACCCAAATTTTCTCCGCACCAGAACTATAGTCCTCGCCCAATTCAAGGAAATTTACGGGCATTTGAACCTTCTGATTCTGAGTTCTCAACAGTTCCTTTAACATCCTCAGATAGCACTTCTCGGATTTCAAGATTACTGAAACAATGA